From Dasypus novemcinctus isolate mDasNov1 chromosome 11, mDasNov1.1.hap2, whole genome shotgun sequence, one genomic window encodes:
- the GPR6 gene encoding G-protein coupled receptor 6, with amino-acid sequence MNASASALNQSQVVAVAAEGAAAAATAAGTPDAGEWGPPAAAAALGGGSGANSSLELSSQLPAGPSGLLLSAVNPWDVLLCVSGTVIAGENALVVALIASTPALRTPMFVLVGSLATADLLAGCGLILHFVFQYMVPSETVSLLTVGFLVASFAASVSSLLAITVDRYLSLYNALTYYSRRTLLGVHLLLAATWTVSLALGLLPVLGWNCLAERAACSVVRPLTRSHVALLSAAFFAVFGIMLHLYVRICQVVWRHAHQIALQQHCLAPPHLAATRKGVGTLAIVLGTFGASWLPFAIYCVVGSREDPAVYTYATLLPATYNSMINPVIYAFRNQEIQRALWLLFCGCFQSKVPFRSRSPSEV; translated from the coding sequence ATGAACGCGAGCGCCTCCGCCCTCAACCAGTCCCAGGTGGTGGCGGTAGCGGCCGAGGGCGCGGCTGCGGCAGCGACTGCAGCGGGGACGCCGGACGCGGGCGAATGGGGACCCCCTGCTGCGGCAGCGGCTCTGGGAGGTGGCAGCGGGGCTAACTCGTCGCTGGAGCTGTCGTCGCAGCTGCCAGCGGGGCCGTCCGGGCTGCTCCTGTCGGCGGTGAACCCGTGGGACGTGCTGCTGTGCGTGTCGGGGACGGTGATCGCTGGCGAGAATGCGCTGGTGGTGGCACTCATCGCGTCCACCCCGGCGCTGCGCACGCCCATGTTCGTGCTGGTGGGCAGCCTGGCCACCGCCGACCTGCTAGCGGGCTGCGGTCTCATCCTACACTTCGTGTTCCAGTACATGGTGCCCTCGGAGACCGTGAGCCTGCTCACCGTGGGCTTCCTGGTGGCCTCCTTCGCCGCCTCGGTCAGCAGCCTGCTGGCCATCACGGTGGACCGTTACCTGTCCCTCTACAACGCGCTCACCTACTACTCCCGCCGGACGCTGTTGGGCGTGCACCTCCTGCTGGCCGCCACCTGGACCGTGTCGCTAGCCCTCGGGCTGCTGCCGGTGCTCGGCTGGAACTGCCTGGCCGAGCGCGCTGCCTGCAGCGTGGTGCGCCCGCTGACGCGCAGCCACGTGGCGCTGCTCTCCGCCGCCTTCTTCGCGGTCTTCGGCATCATGCTGCACCTGTACGTGCGCATCTGCCAGGTGGTCTGGCGACACGCACACCAGATCGCGCTGCAGCAACACTGCCTAGCGCCGCCGCATCTCGCGGCCACCCGGAAGGGCGTGGGTACGCTGGCCATAGTGCTAGGCACTTTTGGCGCCAGCTGGCTGCCCTTCGCCATCTACTGCGTGGTGGGCAGCCGCGAGGACCCCGCTGTCTACACCTACGCGACCCTGCTGCCTGCCACATACAACTCCATGATCAATCCCGTCATCTATGCCTTCCGCAACCAGGAGATCCAGCGTGCCCTGTGGCTCTTGTTCTGTGGCTGTTTCCAGTCCAAAGTGCCCTTCCGTTCCAGGTCCCCCAGTGAGGTCTGA